In the genome of bacterium HR17, the window TCAGCCTCATCGCCAGGCAAATGTGACCTCACAACGACACACCTTCCACCGCCCACACTTGAAACTCGCGGTGCCCGTTCAACTCGGCTTTGCACGGTTTGCCCGAGGCGACAGCCAGCAACTCAGCGAAGATGCGTTCGCCGACCTGCTCTATCGTTTCCACACCGTCCAAAATCGTCCCGGCGTTGAGGTCAATGTCGCCTTTCATGCGCTCAAAAGTCGGCGTGTTGGACGCAATTTTGACGACAGGCGCGATGGCGTTGCCGATGGTCGTGCCGCGCCCCGTCGTGAAGCCGACGATTTGTGCGCCCGCTGCAACCAAGCCCGGCGTGGACTCTTGGTCGTAACCTGGACCTTGCATCAAGTAAAGCCCTTTGCCCGGTGGCGGGTCGGCGTAACCGATGACGCCTTCTATGCGGCTCGTGCCCGCTTTGACGATGGCGCCCAGCGACTTGATGGCGATGTTGATGAGCCCGCCCTCAATGTTGCCCAGCGATGGGTTTTCGTCTAAGTCGTGCCCGAAGGTGCCGACATAGCGGCGAAACCACTTGACAGCGTCCACAATTTGGCGCGCTACCTCTTCATCGCGGGCGCGCTCGGCAAGCACATGTTCAGCGCCGTAGATTTCAGGCACTTCCGTCAAAATGACTGTCCCGCGACAGCGCACCAAAAAATCAGCGGCGTAACCGAGCGCAGGGTTCGCCGTGATGCCCGAAAACGCGTCTGACCCGCCGCACTTGACGCCCAAAATCAACTCGCTGGCGGAAACGGGCACCCGTTGGCACTGATTAGCAAGTTCCAAAAGTTCACCCACGATGTCCAACCCGCGCCGGATAGTCGCTTGCGTCCCGCCGCACTCTTGGATGCCGATGAACTTGACGGGCTTTTTGTCCACCAGCGGCTCCATGTATTTGGCAAACGCCGTGAAGTTGGTCTTTTCGCAACCGAGTTGGATGACCAGCGCTGCCGCGACATTCGGGTGCTCAATGTAGCGCGCCAGCACCTTCATCAGCATCTCCACGGGCGTGCCATCGGGACAACCGCACCCCTTGTTATGCGGCAACGCCGACACCCCGTTGACATTTGGATACTCGTCGGGCGACCACAGCAGCAACTCCGCCCGCATCGCAATCTGAAATGCCTCGGTTGAGGCGCACATGCTTGTCGGGACGACTAAGACATAGTTGCGGGTGCCGGCGTTGCCGTCTTTGCGCCGAAAGCCGTGCCATGTCGGAACCTGTGCCTCAGGCAGATAGTCGGGCGGAGCGTTTTTGGATGCGGGCATGACTGAACGGGGCGGAAGGGCGTTGCTGATGCGCTCGCGGGTAATGCGTTCACCGACCGTGATACCCAACGAAGTGCCGAACGGTTGCCCATATTGCTTAACAGGCGTGCCCGCTGGCAAATCCGTCAATGCGAACCGATGCCCTGGCGGAATGTCGTCGCGCACGAGAATCGTTTGCCCGTTCCATGTGACTGTCGTGTTCGCTGCGATGCGAGTTTTAGCGACCGCCACATTGTCATCGGGATGGACGACCAACGCCACCTGCTCCAGCGGCACCGTTGTCGCCGTCATCATCGGTCACGCTCCCGTCTATCATTTTACCGTCAGCCAGACGACGCAGGCGAGGCGTCCGCTGCGCGTCCCTAAAACGGTTCCAGCCATTCGGGGCGCACTTCCAGCCCAAAGCCGGGTGCATCGGTGGGAACGAGCCAACCGTTTTGCGGAACCGCCATGCCCACGGACGCTAACGGCGTCGCTTCCGCCAACGGCACACCCGGCGCTGAGCCGATGAAAAATTCGCACCAAGGTGCGACGGGCGATGCGAAAGTGAAATGTTGTCCGAAGGGCGTGTTACCCCCGGCGTGCAAAATGACCGTCAAGCCCGCTGCTTGCGCCAGCGCCGCAATTTTCCAGCACGCCGTCAACCCGCCGCACCAGCAAATATCGGGTTGCAAAATGTCCACGACCCGATCGCGACACGCAAACGCGAACGGCTCCAGCAGATACCAATGCTCCCCTGTCGCCAACGGTTGCCATGCGAGCCGTTCCCGCAACGCTCTATGCCCGTCCCAATCTTCAGGCGGCAGGCATTCTTCCAGCCATCGCAACCGATAGGGACGCAACCGTTCCGCCAGCCGCACCGTGTAGTCCACATCCAGCGCCATCCAGCAATCTAACATGACTTCCACCTCGTCACCGACCAACTCACGCGTAGAGGCGACCAACCGCTCGTTTTCCGCCAAGCCCCGTTCGCCATCCACAGGTCCGTAAGGGCATGCCAATTTCGTCGCCCGAAACCCCAACTCCATGTGCCAATCGGTATCGTTGCCGGTCGCGTAGCAAAAGATGCGCTCCTTTTGCGGACCGCCCAGCAGTGCGTAAACAGGCTTGCCCAGCAGTTTGCCCTTCAAATCCCACAGCGCCAAATCAACGGCGCTGATGGCGTAAGCCGCTAAGCCCCATGAGCCGTAAGGTTTCGTCGCCCGCACCATCATGTCCCACAGTTTCTCCGTCGCCAGTGCGTCTTCACCGACGAGCAAGGGTGCCAAATGGTTGTTGATGACGGCAGCGACAGGGTGTCCGTGCGCGGTCATGCCCAACCCGAAAGTGCCGTCTTCCGCCGTCACTTGACACCACACCGTTTCCCATCGGGGCAGCCACAACTTCCGATGGGGCTTGAAGCGGGGATAACGCGACATCGGGTTAGCGACTTCCGCCATCTCTGCCCACGACGGGCGACGGGGCGGCGCGGAAGGTGACGGCATCGGCAACTTCACCCGCACCGCTTGCACACCCACGATTTTCATCGCCTCTCACCTCACGGAAACCAACGCCGATACCGTCGCACGCGTTCGCCATGCTGGCGCAGCAGCGCTTCTTCCTCCGGCGTCGGTGCTCGCCAATCGTCCAGCAACTGCAAATTTTCGTCCAACTCCTTGCGGTCGCTGGGCGCCATCAATGCGACGCTGACGGCGGGGTGCGCCAGCGCGAACCGATACCACTCGCGGGCAGGGGGCGGAGAAAAGTTGGGCGGGTCAAAGGGCGTCGGTCGCATCAACTGCGCCCACCGCGTGCAAGTGTAAACGATGACGGGTAAGCCCAGCCGCTGGGTGACGGGAAAAACATCCCGCTCTGCGCCCGTGTGAGCGGCGTTGTAGCGCACCATCAGCAGATCCAACGCCCCCGTCTCCGCAATCTGCGCCGCCAACTTCCGCTGATGCGAAGTCAAGCCGATCAACCTCACCACTTTTTGCTCTTTCGCTTGGCGTAGCGCCGTCAACGCGCCGCGTTTGCCTGCAATCGTTTGCCATTCACTTTCGTGCTCCACATAGTAAAAGGTCGCCACTTCCACGCGGTCAGTGCCCAGCGTTCGCAACACTCGTTCCAATTCCCGCCATGCCGCCTCTGCCGTGCGCGCTTCCAATTGGAAGGCGATGACCACTTTTTCGCGCCCTTTGCCCAACTGCCGCACCGCCGCGCCCATCCCGTCGTCGGCACCACACCAGTTCCAGTAACTGATCCCGCGCTCAAGGGCGTGCCAACAATCGTCGGCTGTCAAGCGGCAATCGCCGCCGCGCGTCGCCAAACCCAACCGACATACCGCTGGCAAATCATTTGCCAACTGCACCCAACGCTCCATCGCCGCATCACCGGCGCAAATTTTGCGGCGCAACGCCAACACTTCATTTGGCAAACCGTCGGCTTCGGAACCCGCATCAACCACGCTACGCTCTATTTTTGCGAGCGGCTGCTCGTTCATTGTTTCGTTGACTTAGAGCGCTGCCCGCGCTATAATGGTGGTGGCAGGGCAATGGAGCCTGCCCGTGAGCGGCGTAACTTTTGCGCCGCTCCAAACCGCGCCGCCATTTTGCGGCGCTGATGGCTCCTGCATCCGACCTTGAAAGCGGGTGCAGGAGCCATTTTTTGTTAGGCGCCTGCGCCGAACGAAAAAGGTGAAGGCACTATGCGTCAGCATCGCTGGCTCTATTGTCCGGAGCAGGAGCGCCGAGAGGAAGCGTTGCGGCGCACAATCGCAGAACTGTGTCAGCGCCTCTCTGCCGACCGCCTGCAACAAGTGCTGCGGGCTGCCCGTTATGCCGCTGAAGGGCGGTCCTTCGTCATCGTTGACCTTGCCCTCTGGCGTGACCCCCACTGGCGTCCCGTTTTGCAACGCTTGTTGGACGAGGGTGAACCGCCATGCTGCAAGCGATAACAGTTACTGACACTTTGAACAGTTGGCTCTGCCCCGTCTGCACAGTCGTGGAAGCGGTGGTCAACCGTTTCATCACCCACGCCTTGCCAGACTGGAT includes:
- the uxaA gene encoding Altronate dehydratase, coding for MMTATTVPLEQVALVVHPDDNVAVAKTRIAANTTVTWNGQTILVRDDIPPGHRFALTDLPAGTPVKQYGQPFGTSLGITVGERITRERISNALPPRSVMPASKNAPPDYLPEAQVPTWHGFRRKDGNAGTRNYVLVVPTSMCASTEAFQIAMRAELLLWSPDEYPNVNGVSALPHNKGCGCPDGTPVEMLMKVLARYIEHPNVAAALVIQLGCEKTNFTAFAKYMEPLVDKKPVKFIGIQECGGTQATIRRGLDIVGELLELANQCQRVPVSASELILGVKCGGSDAFSGITANPALGYAADFLVRCRGTVILTEVPEIYGAEHVLAERARDEEVARQIVDAVKWFRRYVGTFGHDLDENPSLGNIEGGLINIAIKSLGAIVKAGTSRIEGVIGYADPPPGKGLYLMQGPGYDQESTPGLVAAGAQIVGFTTGRGTTIGNAIAPVVKIASNTPTFERMKGDIDLNAGTILDGVETIEQVGERIFAELLAVASGKPCKAELNGHREFQVWAVEGVSL
- the rhmD gene encoding L-rhamnonate dehydratase, coding for MKIVGVQAVRVKLPMPSPSAPPRRPSWAEMAEVANPMSRYPRFKPHRKLWLPRWETVWCQVTAEDGTFGLGMTAHGHPVAAVINNHLAPLLVGEDALATEKLWDMMVRATKPYGSWGLAAYAISAVDLALWDLKGKLLGKPVYALLGGPQKERIFCYATGNDTDWHMELGFRATKLACPYGPVDGERGLAENERLVASTRELVGDEVEVMLDCWMALDVDYTVRLAERLRPYRLRWLEECLPPEDWDGHRALRERLAWQPLATGEHWYLLEPFAFACRDRVVDILQPDICWCGGLTACWKIAALAQAAGLTVILHAGGNTPFGQHFTFASPVAPWCEFFIGSAPGVPLAEATPLASVGMAVPQNGWLVPTDAPGFGLEVRPEWLEPF